The DNA sequence GGCCGTACGCAGCGGCCATTGGCGATTGTAGAGATTGAGGGCTGGCGTCACCATGCGCAAGTCCATCGTGGCTTCGTAGTAGGCGTCGATGTTGCCAACGTCCCGCCAGTACACCGGCGCTCCGATGGGGTCGCCCGGAATGCGGTTGGTCTGGAAGTCGTAGGCAAAGACGTCGCCACGGCTGACCCAGCGTGGCAGGATGTCGCGCCCGAAGTCGTGCGAAGTCTTCTCCGTCTTGCTGTCTTCGTACAGGAACTTCAGCAATGGGCCGGTCGAGAAAATATAGTTGCCCATCGAAGCGAGCACCATGTCGGGATTGCCCGGCATCGTCGGCGCATTCGGATTCTTCTCGTGGAAGGCCAGAACCCGGCCATCACCAGCGATCTCAATCACGCCGAACTCCGATGCGAATTCCTTGGGCACCGGGATGGCCGCTACCGTGGCCTGTGCGCGCTTTTGTTCGTGAAACTCGATCATTTCGCGGATGTTCATTCGATAGATGTGATCCGCGCCGAATACGGCCACGACATGCGGGTCCGATTGTTCGATCAGGTTCACATTCTGGAAGATGGCGTCCGCCGTCCCGCGATACCAGGTCTCCCCGGGCGAGCGCATCTGCGCTGGCACGGGGATGATGTAGCGGTCCTTCAGAATTCCCGAGAATTCCCAACCGTCCCGCAGGTGCTGCAGCAGCGACTGGCTCTTGAACTGAATCAGGACGTAGATCGAATGTATGCCGGAATTGACCAGATTCGAGAGGACGAAATCGATGATGCGGTACTGGCCGCCGAAGGGTACGGCGGGCTTCGCTCGCTCCTTGGTGAGCGGGTAAAGGCGGGTTCCTTTACCGCCGGCGAGTACGAAGGACAATACTCGAAGCTGCATGCGGCATCTCTCCTTGTGCGTGCATGATACCACCGGATTGTTTTCGGACGCTGGCAAGTCCGTGTCACTCTTTTGAGTGGCGTCTGGCCCTGTGATTACTTCGCTTTGTCCTGTATGGATTGGATATAGGCAATGAGGTTGCGCAGTCGTTGCGCGGACTGGGCGCTGCCGGCGCCTGGCGCCGCAAGAGATGGGCCCCACACCGGCATCTGCTTGCCGCCATGCGCGGCCAGCGCATCGGAGCCACCCAGAATCCTCTCGAGCCTGGCGGCTGGAAACGCTCCGTTGCCGCGCCGTGTGAGTTGCGTCAGATCAGTGGGCCGCATGCGCATGGCGGCCGCGGCCGGACCGTCGCCTTTGCCGGACAATCCGTGACAGGAGGCGCAATGGGATTTGAAGAGCCCGTTACCCGATTCCGGGCCCGGCGCCGGCGCGAAGGACTGCCGAGCTCGGGGTGGACCGGCGAAAGTGCTGCTGGCTGCGGCGATGAGCAGGACAGCGACCGTTTTGATATATCGGAACATAGCCTTCCCCGCCGTCAGGTTAGTACTCCACTACCACCACGGCAAGGGGTGTGGTTAGCTAACCTTTACTTGCCCGTCGTTCATGGGTGTGTTATCAATGAAGGCAGATTGATCCGCAATTACTGCCCGTAAATCGGGTGTCAAGCTAGCTATCGCCAGGAGAACCGCCTTGGAGTCCCCCAATCGACGACTGATTCGTCCACCTTTAGCCGAACCGAAAGAGAGGGCGTCGAGCGGTGCACGTGCTTCCGCCCTTCAGAAGAAGCAGGCTCCACCGGATACCACCAACGCCGAAAACTTCTACTACGTCAAACAGATGCAGTCGAAGACACCCGTGGTCATCGTCCTGCAGGACGGGGAAGAACTGAATGGCGTTCTGGAATGGTACGACAAGGGCTGCCTCAAGCTGACGCGTGACGAAGGCCCGAACCTGCTCGTCTACAAGTCCTACATTAAGTACATCTACAAGCAGGAAGGGTAAGCCCCTTCCTGCTTGTAGGGCACTCGCTCCTCAGGCCGGTTGGTTCGCCCGTTCCTTCTCCCGCTCGAGAATTCTGGCCCGCAGTTCCAGCCTCTGTTTTCGTCGCTCCCCCGCCTGCTCCCAACGATGGCGCTCCATCTCCGTCTCAGGCAGGACTTGAGGAATCGCCCGCGGATGACCCTCCGCGGACAAGCCGACGAACGTCAAATAGGACGAGTTCGTATGGCGGACTTCACCCGTGGTCAGGTCCTCCACCATTACCTTCACGCCTACCTCCATGGAGGTCCGGAAGACCCGGTTCACGCTGGAACGTAGCGTCACGAGCTGACCGATCTGGATAGGAAACAGAAAGGTCATGTAGTCGACCGAGGCGGTCACCACCGGGCCGCGCGCGTGACGCATCGCGGCCGTGGCGGCGGCCATGTCGACGAGATGCATGATGCGCCCGCCTAACAGGTTGCCCAGCGGATTGGCATAGATGGGTAGGGCGAACTCAGAAAGTTCGCTGGCGGACTCACGGACGGGACGGCCTTCCATGAAAGAAAGGTAGCATGGGAGATATGTCCAGACTGGAAGCCGTTCGCGCCCTGGTGGCTCAGGATCCCAATAACAGCCGGATCCGGTTCATGTTGTGCATGGAATACCTGGGCGCCTCGGACTGGCAACAGGCCGTCGACGAACTGCGGGACTTGCTCGCTCGCGATGCCAACTACGTCGCCGCTTACTACCAGGCCGGCCGTGCCAGCGAGGAACTGGGCCAGGAAGATGCGGCTCGTGGCTTCTACCGCGATGGCATCGAGGCGGCGCGTCGTACAGGTGACGGGCACGCGCTCAGCGAGCTGCAGGCGGCGCTCGACATTCTAGGCTGAGGCGCGATACTCCGCCGACAGCAAACTGTACAGGCGCATATCCACATACACACCGTTCAGCTTCTGCCAGTGACGCAAAATGCCCTCGAATTGGAACCCAAGGCGCTGGGGGACCGCGCACGATCGCTCATTGCCGGTGGCGCAGCGAATCTCAACCCGTTCCATCTGCAAGGTCTCAAACGACAATCGGAGCATTGCCTGGCAGGCGCGTGTGACGAGGCCCCGGCCTGCCTGTGACTTCGCCACCCAGTAGCCTATTTGCAGATTGCCGTTGGTCAGATCAACATCGTGCAATCCGATGACGCCCGCCAGTGCGCCCCCCGCGGGCCAGATACCGTAAACCAGCGTCTGCGCGGCCGCGCGCTTCTTCTCCATATCCTGCAGGAATTTTAATGAGTCGGCCGGCGAGTGACTGAAGTCCACCCACGGCAGCCACTGCCGCAGATGGTCGCGATTGGCCTCCACCGCCGTGTAGATCTCCTCTGCGTGGCTCGCGTCCAAGGCTCGCAACTCCAGATCAGGTCCCACCGCGATCAAGGCTTCCGGCTCATTCGGGAACTTAGCTGACGCCATGACTCCAGATTAACGGAGGCCTCAGGCGAGCCGCGAGTTTACACAGTTTTTGCATAACATCCGTTGCCATCATTCGTTACAACTTTGAAGGAGAATTGCAGTGGACGAGCTATGGCGTGGACTTCGGTTCAGCGCGCGGTCTTTGTGGCGCACCCCCGCGTTCTCGGTGATCGCAATCTTGACTCTCGCCTTGGGGATCGGCGGCACCGCAGCCATGTTTTCCATCGTGAATGGAGTGCTGTTGAAGCCACTCGCCTATCGCGATCCGGGCCAGTTGGTGGTGATCCGCGAGAGTATCAAGGAGCTGTCCCATCTCTATCCTGCGCTGCCCGCTAACGCTCTCCACGTGGAGGCCTGGCGCGACCGCTGCTCCTCGCTGCAGGGCGCTGCGCTGATGCGCGGAACCACGCTGAACCTCACCGGTTCCGGTGAGCCGCAGCAACTGACTGTGCTGTCGGTCTCCCCCTCACTTCTGAAGGTTCTCGGGGTCCAACCCCGGCTGGGTCGTGATTTCCTGCCGGAGGAGGACACGAAGGGCCGCAATCGCGTGGTGGTACTGGCCGACGCATTCTGGCGCCGCATCGGAGCCGACCCCGCGCTGGTGGGCCGCACCATCACCCTGGACGGCCTACCCCACACCGTGGTGGGCGTGCTGCCTGCCTCCTTCCGTTTCCCCAAGGGCGCAAAGTGGGGAGCGCTGGAAGGGTTGCCTACGGAACTCGATCTGCTGCGTCCCGAGTTCATCAACCGGGCCGACATCTCTCCGATGGCCGAGTTCAATTACGCCGCGTTCGCGCGTCTGAAGCCCGGCGCCAGCGTCAAACAGGCTACCGATCAGATCAATGCTGTACAGGCGCAGATCGTACACGATTCCGGCGAAAAGCTGACACTGACGGCCCTCGTGAGCCCCATGCAGGAGCTCGTCGTCGGCGATTCGCGCCGTGGCCTGTTGATGCTCCTAGGCGCGGTGGGCGCCGTGTTGTTGATCGTCTGCGTCAACCTGGCAAATCTGTTGCTGGTGCGCGGCGCCGGCCGCGGCCGGGAGGTCGCTATCCGGCTGGCCATGGGCGCCGACCGCGCCGGTCTCGTCCGGTTGGCCCTGCGCGAGAGCCTGTTGCTGGCCTTGCCTGGCGGCCTGTTGGGGCTAGGATTGGCCTGGGCCGCGGTCCGGCTGTTGGTAAACCGCGCCGCCGTGGACTTGCCGCGTGTCGACGAGATCTCCGTCGATTGGCAGACCGCTCTGTTCGCTCTCGCCGTCAGCCTCCTGACTGCCGCCGCTTTCGGCATGCTGCCCGCCTGGCGGCTGGCTTCCGTCGACCCGCAGGAATCGTTGAAGGCCGGCAGCCACACCACCACCGAGAGCCGTGCCAGTGCCCGGGTGCGTGCCATTCTGGTGGGCACGCAGACCGCACTCGGAGCGACACTGTTGATCTTCGCCGGACTGCTCAGCACCAGCCTGTTCCACCTGCTGACTGTGGACAAGGGCTTCCAGACGGCGCGCGTGCTGGCATCGGAGGTGGTGCTGCCGTCCTCGAAATACGGTGAGACCGCGACTCGAACCCGTTTCTACGACAAGCTGCTGGCTCAGGTTCACACGCTGCCGGGCGTCGAGTCGGCCGCACTGCTCAGCCACATGCCGCTGAGCGGCCAGGTGTGGGTGAATCCGCTCTCTGTGGAGGGTGACATCCGGCCCATGCTGCAGCGGCCGCTGGCCAATATGCGCTTCATCAGTCCGGACTATTTCCAGACGCTCAGCATGGATCTGCTGGTAGGCCGCCCCTTCTCCGAGGCCGACCGGGAGCGCAAGGTCATCATCCTCTCCGAAGGCGCGGCCAAAAAGCTCTGGCCTGGACTGAATCCGCTGGGGCGGTTGGTGCAGAGCGGCGGCCCCTCCTCGCCCAAGGCGGAAGTAGTGGGTGTCGTCAAGGACACGCGTGTCGTGGAATTGGAGTCCGGACCGGTGATGATGGCCTACCTGCCACACTGGCAGCAGTCCCGATCGCGAGCCGTGCTCATGATCCGCACGGCAACCGACCCATTGCAGATGGCCGGAGCCATTCGCAGGGCCGTGCATGAAGCGGATGCGGAGGTACCCGTGGCGCAGCTCGTAACCATGGATGGACTGGTGGACCAAGCCGTGGCCCGGCGGCGCTTCCAGGCCATGCTGGCGCTGGGCTTCGCCGCGTTTGCGTTGTTGCTGGCCGCCTTGGGCGTCTACGGGGTCGTCTCTTACTGGGTGGAGCGCCGCCGGACGGAACTCGGGATCCGTGTTGCCCTGGGTGCGCAGAGCGGCCGGCTGTTCGGTCTGGTGCTGGGCCGTGGGTTGGTTCCGGTGGCTGCCGGTCTCGCCGTGGGGTTGGTGTTGGCCTGGGTGGGTGGTCGCGCGGTGGAGAGCCTACTGTTTGAGGTAAAGGCCGCGGATCCGGCAGTCTATGGCACGGTGGCGGTCGCCTTGTTCGGCCTGTGCGCAACCGCGTGCGGAATTCCGGCGTTGAAGGCGGCGCGAACCAAGGCCGTGCAGGTGTTGCGCGACGAGTAGACCGCTACTCGGCCCGGCCTTTGAGCTCTACTACGAGCATTTCGGCTTCTGAGGCGGTCAGTTTCTTTTCCAGGCAGAAGTGACCCGGAGACTGGATGAAGAAGTCACCATCCTCGAATGTCGAGTTTTTGCGATGTCCCTGGTCGTCGCGGACGCGCCATTTCTGCTTGCCGAAGAAGACGATCACCGCCGGGCGAGTCAGGCTGAGCTTCAGGCGCGGCTTTTCCTCGGGCGGGAACTTGCCGCGGGTTACCCGGAAGTCGGGGTTGTCCTGTTCCACGGCGAAGTGGGAGTCCTGCAGCGGCGGACCGGGCACGATGCTCGGATCTGCCTTCAACTTCGACTCGATTCGCATGGATCGGCTGGGCGCGCTGGTCAGTTGTCTGGTGGCGTGCGCCATCGCCCGGCCGCCGCGCGAATAACGAGCCGTGCGGGCTTCGCGATGGGCCTCGCGGGTCGTGCCGTCCGAGCTGGTCGTCACCGAATGAATGTCGGTAAAGGCTACCTGCATCATGGGATAGCCGGGATGCGTGTGCATGGCCGTAGCCGTGGCCGGATCCGAGCCGACTCGGATGAGCCTCACAAACTGATTCTCGAAAGCGAGCTTGTAGCGCTGTGGCGCGGCCGTCAGGGCGTCCTGATACTGCGCGGTGACGACAGGGCACACCGCCACTAGGGCTCCCACGAACAAGCCAATACGAACGGACGTGCCGCGAATACCCAATCCGGTCCCCATTACTTAATGTCCGCGATTCTACCATGCGAGGAAGTTGTGCCAGGATTGTCTCCTTCGAGGTTCTCTGGGTCTGTGTCTTCCGTAGTAGACTCTCGTCCATATGTTCTCCAAGGTCCTGCGCCGCACACACATGTACCTGGCGCTGTTTCTCACGCCCTGGGTCCTTATGTACACGGCCTCAACGTTCGTGATGAACCATCGCGAGTGGTTCAAGGATCTGTACGGTGGGCCGCCCAAGCCCGCGGTCTTCGAACGGGAAATGGCCTACGACGCGGCCTTCCCCGAAGGCGCCAGCGCAAAACAGATGGCTCGCCAGATCCTCCAGAGTCAGAACATGGAGGGCGCCTTCAACGCCAACCGGCGCATGAAGGACGATGCCCTGATCATCCAGCGGCTGGACCCCATCACCCCGCGCCGCCTTACTTACGAGCCGGCGTCGAAGAAGTTGACCATCGAGAAAGTGCCGTGGGAATCGCGCGGATTCCTGGAGCGCATGCACCGCCGTCGCGGCTACCAGCACGACTACGCACTGGAGGACGCCTGGGCCGTCTCGGTGGATCTGTTCATTGCCGTCATGGTGTTCTGGGTGCTCTCCGGGCTCTGGATGTGGTGGGAGATGAAGTTGACCCGCCGGACCGGAGCGCTCTTCGCACTGGGCGGCACGGCGCTGTTTGCCTTGTTCCTGGTGACGATATGACCTTCAGCCACCTCAACCGGCGCACGCATCTCTACCTGGCCATGGCGTTGCTGCCGTGGTTTCTGATGTACGGGGTCAGTTCCCTGTTCTTCAGTCACGGCCAGTTTTTCGACGACCGCGACAAAGCGACAGGCCTGCCGCTTTGGAACCCGCGGTTTGACCGGACCTACGCGATCCAGGTGCCCGACACCGGCGATTTGCGAGCCGTCGGCGCCCGCATCATGAAGGACAACGAGTTGACTGGTTCTTTCGGGGTCTACCGCCAGAGCCCGGACCAGTTGAACGTGTACATCTACACATCACTGCGCTCCACGCAGGTGAAGTACTACATCCGCGAACAGCGCCTGGTCGCCGAAGATCGCCGCTTCCGCTTCGACCACTTTCTCACCGGCCTTCATGCGCGAGGCGGGTTCGAACAGGCCGACTTCCTGAACAAGCTCTGGGGCGTGCTGGTGGACGTGGTGTGTCTCGGCTTCCTGCTGTGGATCGCCACCGGGCTCTACATGTGGTGGAAGCTGACACCAGCGCGCCTGTGGGGCTGGGTGGCCCTGTTGGGCGGGTTCTGCTCTTTCGCAGTATTCTTATGGAGGCTCTGACGGTCCGGTCTGCCGCGGCGCCGGCATCGTCAGGAGCAGGAGATTCGGTCGTGGGCCTCAACATAGTTGAGCTCTTCGTCGCCCTCACCGTGATCCCAGGTCTCCGAACAAACAGGGACGCGCGCATCGTGGATGACTTGGGGATCGATTGATCGGACTATGCCCGCCGTCAAAAACGCGAACCTTGTCCATAATAATCAGTGGGTTGCGGGCGGACAGCGAGCGGTGGGAACGAATCTCCAGGCATCCTGAGCGGTGAGCACAACCCGCTCAGGACCCTCGATGTGACTCCGCGCCTCGGCGCGGTTCTAGAACGGGACGTCGTCGTCCGAGATGCCGCCAAAGTCGGGTTCGTTGGCCGGAGCAACGGCTGGCGCACTGCGAGGCCGCGGTTGGGAAACAGGCCCGCGCTGCGACGCTTCGCCCCAGCTTGAATCCGCTCCGCCCGTGCCTTCCCCACGGCCGCCCAGCAGAAAGATCTCTTCCGCCACCACTTCGGTGGAGTATTTCTTCACGCCGTCCTTGTCTTCGTAGCTCCGCGTTTGCAGGCGGCCTTCCACGTAGATCTGCTTACCCTTGGTGAGGTACTGCGCCAGATTCTCCTGACGCCACGCGACCACGTTGTGCCAGTCGGTCTCGTCTTTCCATTCACCAGTCTGGTTGTCTTTCACCCGGCGGTTCGTGGCCAGGGTGAAGCGGGACATCGACACTCCACTCGTCGTGAAGCGCGTCTCCGCGTCCTTGCCCAGGTGCCCGATCAGGATCACCTTGTTTACACTTCGGCTAGCCATACTCACGCAGAGTACCACAACAATTCCGGCCCATTCGGCGGAGCGAAGAGAATTGATCGGTTGATCTCTGTAGCCAAACGCGTCATCATGCGATCTATATCTTATGGACCGCAAGCTCCACCGCCCGGGCGCGCCGGCGGGCTTTCGGGCATAGAATTTAATAGGGAACGGCGGGGCCATGCGCAACGGGCATAGTGGCTGTCGAACGAGTGTTGCCCTCGGGGCGATAGGAGTACTTCTGTGGCTGCCTTTGGAGCTGCGCTCGCAGACAGTCATGAAGGGGGCCAATGGCGGTCCCAGCTTGGTCAATAGCGATCTGGCCGTTCTGGAAGCCCGCGAGCCGCGCAAGGATCTTCCCTGCGTCGTCACTCCCACGAAGCCTGTGCTCGGCTTCGATCTCAAGTTCCACTCCGGTTATGACATCTCCGTCCCTCTGCGCGAGCTCTCCGGCTCGGAAAACCTGTTAACCATCCTGTTCCGTGTCACGTCCAACGAGAAGAAGGAAGAGCCCGTATACTTCTCACAGAAGATCCGGGTGCCGTCCGTGGACGCGGACGCCAAAGGGGACGCCTACTTGCAGGGAACCTTCGATCTCGGCGAAGGCCAATACCAGGTCGACTGGCTGATGCGCGACCGCTCAGAACGCGTGTGCGCCAGTTTCTGGGATTCCGAGGCTACGCTGCCGGTGAAGGACAAAGCCGTCACCATGAGCATGGCGGCCAACGACATAGCCGCCAGCGACAAGGAAGAGTTTCTCGACGAACCTCCGGTAGACCGTTCCTCCGCCGAATCGCTGGTGTCGGTGAAGGTGTTGGTGAATTTTGCCCCGCAGAACTCCGCCGCCTCCACTCTGCAGCCGGCCGATACCACGGCTCTGGTGTCCATTCTCCGCAGCATCCAGCGCGATCCGCATATCGCGAAATTTTCCATTGTCGCCTTCAACTTACAGGAACAGAGAGTGCTGTACCGTCAGGACTCGACCGATCATATCGACTTCCCCGCCATCGGCGAGGCGCTGAAGGGGCTGCAGTTGGGCCGGGTCAATCTGGCTAAATTGCAGCAAAAGAACAGCGAAACGGGATTCCTGGGCGACTTGATCCAGTCCGAGTTCAAGCATGACGGGTCGTCTCCCGACGCCCTGATCTTTGCTGGCCCCAAGGTGATGCTGGCCGAAAACGTCCCCGCCGACACCCTCAAAGTCGTGGATCCGGATTACCCCGTGTTCTACATGAACTACAACCTGTATCCTCACCTGACGCCCTGGCGTGACAGCATCGGCCAGGCGATCCGGTACTTCAAGGGACAGGAATTCACCATCAGCCGGCCGCGCGATCTTTGGTTCGCGGTCACTGAAATGGTGGGGAAGATAGTAAAATTCAAGGCAGGGAAGAGTGCTCATACCGCGTCGTCGTCCAGGGGTTTCAATGAGGCAGCGTTACATTAATTCATGGAGACGGGCATGGCCCGCCATCCTGGCCGCGTTGGTCCTGCAGTCGGCCTCCGCTCTGCAGCCGCCGCCGCGCGCCATGGAGCCGAAGAAACTGGCTCCGTACGTCACATCCCCCCAGCCCATCGTCGAGAAGATGCTCGAGATCGCCAAGTTGAAGAATGGAGAGACCCTTTTCGACCTCGGCTGCGGCGATGGACGGATTCTGTTCTCCGCCGCCCGCACCTTCGGGGCTAAGGCCGTCGGCGTGGAGCTCTCGCCCACGCTGGTCAGGAGAGTGCAGCAATCCGCCGAATCCCAAGGGCTGCAGGATCAGGTCAAGGTGATCGAAGGCGACATGATGAGCGTCGACGTAGCTTCCGCCAATGTCGTATCGCTCTACCTGATGACCGACGCGAACGAGCAACTGCGCCCGAAGCTCGAGAAGGAGCTCAAGCCCGGTTCCCGCGTGGTCTCCCTGGAGTTCAAGATCAAGGGCTGGAAGCCGTCCAAGGTGGAGAAGGTGGAGGTGCATCGCCACCCCTACACCATTTACCTGTACGACCTGCCACAGAAGTGACCGCCGCTCGCGCTATCCTCCATTCATGAGCTTTTGTTCCGCGCTGCTCCTCCTCCTGGTGGGAGGATCGGTGGGCAGCGCAGTCAGCGCCCAGCCGCCGCTGAAGCCCGGCCGCAAATACACTACCGTTGAACGCTTCTCTCCGGAACGCCTGGCGGCCGTCCATGCCGCCCGGATGCAATTTGCCCGCGAACGCAAGCCGGGTCCCCCGATCGGCGTCTATCAGGACTTCCCCGCTGTCCTGCACGTCCACGCCGAGGACGCGCCGCACACCCTGGGCAAACGCGCCGAGGTTCTGGCCGCGGCCAAACAGACCGGCATCCGCGTCGTCATGCTCAGCGACCACGGCGGCCCCCAACCCGCCACCTGGCATGGGTTACGTGACGGCGTCCTGTTTCTGGCGGGCGCCGAAAATGGCGGCAAACACGAACTCATCTACCCGTCGCCGGCGCCCGG is a window from the uncultured Paludibaculum sp. genome containing:
- a CDS encoding acyl-CoA thioesterase; protein product: MEGRPVRESASELSEFALPIYANPLGNLLGGRIMHLVDMAAATAAMRHARGPVVTASVDYMTFLFPIQIGQLVTLRSSVNRVFRTSMEVGVKVMVEDLTTGEVRHTNSSYLTFVGLSAEGHPRAIPQVLPETEMERHRWEQAGERRKQRLELRARILEREKERANQPA
- a CDS encoding tetratricopeptide repeat protein, whose translation is MSRLEAVRALVAQDPNNSRIRFMLCMEYLGASDWQQAVDELRDLLARDANYVAAYYQAGRASEELGQEDAARGFYRDGIEAARRTGDGHALSELQAALDILG
- a CDS encoding ABC transporter permease, whose translation is MDELWRGLRFSARSLWRTPAFSVIAILTLALGIGGTAAMFSIVNGVLLKPLAYRDPGQLVVIRESIKELSHLYPALPANALHVEAWRDRCSSLQGAALMRGTTLNLTGSGEPQQLTVLSVSPSLLKVLGVQPRLGRDFLPEEDTKGRNRVVVLADAFWRRIGADPALVGRTITLDGLPHTVVGVLPASFRFPKGAKWGALEGLPTELDLLRPEFINRADISPMAEFNYAAFARLKPGASVKQATDQINAVQAQIVHDSGEKLTLTALVSPMQELVVGDSRRGLLMLLGAVGAVLLIVCVNLANLLLVRGAGRGREVAIRLAMGADRAGLVRLALRESLLLALPGGLLGLGLAWAAVRLLVNRAAVDLPRVDEISVDWQTALFALAVSLLTAAAFGMLPAWRLASVDPQESLKAGSHTTTESRASARVRAILVGTQTALGATLLIFAGLLSTSLFHLLTVDKGFQTARVLASEVVLPSSKYGETATRTRFYDKLLAQVHTLPGVESAALLSHMPLSGQVWVNPLSVEGDIRPMLQRPLANMRFISPDYFQTLSMDLLVGRPFSEADRERKVIILSEGAAKKLWPGLNPLGRLVQSGGPSSPKAEVVGVVKDTRVVELESGPVMMAYLPHWQQSRSRAVLMIRTATDPLQMAGAIRRAVHEADAEVPVAQLVTMDGLVDQAVARRRFQAMLALGFAAFALLLAALGVYGVVSYWVERRRTELGIRVALGAQSGRLFGLVLGRGLVPVAAGLAVGLVLAWVGGRAVESLLFEVKAADPAVYGTVAVALFGLCATACGIPALKAARTKAVQVLRDE
- a CDS encoding RNA chaperone Hfq, yielding MESPNRRLIRPPLAEPKERASSGARASALQKKQAPPDTTNAENFYYVKQMQSKTPVVIVLQDGEELNGVLEWYDKGCLKLTRDEGPNLLVYKSYIKYIYKQEG
- a CDS encoding methyltransferase domain-containing protein: MRQRYINSWRRAWPAILAALVLQSASALQPPPRAMEPKKLAPYVTSPQPIVEKMLEIAKLKNGETLFDLGCGDGRILFSAARTFGAKAVGVELSPTLVRRVQQSAESQGLQDQVKVIEGDMMSVDVASANVVSLYLMTDANEQLRPKLEKELKPGSRVVSLEFKIKGWKPSKVEKVEVHRHPYTIYLYDLPQK
- a CDS encoding GNAT family protein translates to MASAKFPNEPEALIAVGPDLELRALDASHAEEIYTAVEANRDHLRQWLPWVDFSHSPADSLKFLQDMEKKRAAAQTLVYGIWPAGGALAGVIGLHDVDLTNGNLQIGYWVAKSQAGRGLVTRACQAMLRLSFETLQMERVEIRCATGNERSCAVPQRLGFQFEGILRHWQKLNGVYVDMRLYSLLSAEYRASA
- a CDS encoding single-stranded DNA-binding protein; this translates as MASRSVNKVILIGHLGKDAETRFTTSGVSMSRFTLATNRRVKDNQTGEWKDETDWHNVVAWRQENLAQYLTKGKQIYVEGRLQTRSYEDKDGVKKYSTEVVAEEIFLLGGRGEGTGGADSSWGEASQRGPVSQPRPRSAPAVAPANEPDFGGISDDDVPF
- the glgC gene encoding glucose-1-phosphate adenylyltransferase; this translates as MQLRVLSFVLAGGKGTRLYPLTKERAKPAVPFGGQYRIIDFVLSNLVNSGIHSIYVLIQFKSQSLLQHLRDGWEFSGILKDRYIIPVPAQMRSPGETWYRGTADAIFQNVNLIEQSDPHVVAVFGADHIYRMNIREMIEFHEQKRAQATVAAIPVPKEFASEFGVIEIAGDGRVLAFHEKNPNAPTMPGNPDMVLASMGNYIFSTGPLLKFLYEDSKTEKTSHDFGRDILPRWVSRGDVFAYDFQTNRIPGDPIGAPVYWRDVGNIDAYYEATMDLRMVTPALNLYNRQWPLRTASYDDPPPKFTFDEEGRRGSAVDSIVSAGSIFSGGMVRNSIIGRGVRIHAGSTVEDSIVFDNCDVGRRCKVRKAILDKNVHLAEDTVIGYDLEADKQKYHVTESGIVVVEGRRSRVQVSSIEV
- a CDS encoding acetyltransferase, which translates into the protein MKGANGGPSLVNSDLAVLEAREPRKDLPCVVTPTKPVLGFDLKFHSGYDISVPLRELSGSENLLTILFRVTSNEKKEEPVYFSQKIRVPSVDADAKGDAYLQGTFDLGEGQYQVDWLMRDRSERVCASFWDSEATLPVKDKAVTMSMAANDIAASDKEEFLDEPPVDRSSAESLVSVKVLVNFAPQNSAASTLQPADTTALVSILRSIQRDPHIAKFSIVAFNLQEQRVLYRQDSTDHIDFPAIGEALKGLQLGRVNLAKLQQKNSETGFLGDLIQSEFKHDGSSPDALIFAGPKVMLAENVPADTLKVVDPDYPVFYMNYNLYPHLTPWRDSIGQAIRYFKGQEFTISRPRDLWFAVTEMVGKIVKFKAGKSAHTASSSRGFNEAALH
- a CDS encoding cytochrome c, whose protein sequence is MFRYIKTVAVLLIAAASSTFAGPPRARQSFAPAPGPESGNGLFKSHCASCHGLSGKGDGPAAAAMRMRPTDLTQLTRRGNGAFPAARLERILGGSDALAAHGGKQMPVWGPSLAAPGAGSAQSAQRLRNLIAYIQSIQDKAK
- a CDS encoding PepSY-associated TM helix domain-containing protein — protein: MFSKVLRRTHMYLALFLTPWVLMYTASTFVMNHREWFKDLYGGPPKPAVFEREMAYDAAFPEGASAKQMARQILQSQNMEGAFNANRRMKDDALIIQRLDPITPRRLTYEPASKKLTIEKVPWESRGFLERMHRRRGYQHDYALEDAWAVSVDLFIAVMVFWVLSGLWMWWEMKLTRRTGALFALGGTALFALFLVTI